Proteins from a single region of Gordonia hongkongensis:
- a CDS encoding gamma carbonic anhydrase family protein, whose amino-acid sequence MAIYALDDREPVLGQDTYVHPDAVVIGAVTLGDGVSVWPGAVLRGDYGTITVGARSNIQDGTVIHCTVLDPTVIGERCVVGHNAHIEGATIGNDCLIASGSVVLNGSTVGDGAIVGAGAVVPFKFDVPSRRMALGVPARLRDGYEVPEGHTELNCEMYFQNAQHYRTALKRLD is encoded by the coding sequence ATGGCGATCTACGCACTCGACGACCGAGAACCGGTCCTGGGACAGGACACCTACGTGCACCCGGACGCGGTGGTGATCGGCGCGGTCACCCTGGGCGACGGTGTCTCGGTGTGGCCGGGCGCGGTACTCCGCGGCGACTACGGGACCATCACCGTCGGCGCCCGCAGCAACATCCAGGACGGCACCGTCATCCACTGCACGGTTCTCGACCCGACCGTGATCGGCGAACGGTGCGTCGTCGGACACAACGCGCACATAGAGGGCGCGACGATCGGAAACGACTGCCTCATCGCCTCGGGATCGGTGGTCCTGAACGGGTCCACGGTCGGCGACGGCGCGATCGTCGGAGCCGGCGCGGTGGTCCCGTTCAAGTTCGACGTTCCCTCGCGACGGATGGCGCTCGGTGTACCGGCCCGGCTCCGCGACGGCTACGAGGTACCGGAGGGGCACACCGAACTCAACTGCGAGATGTACTTCCAGAACGCGCAGCACTATCGCACCGCCCTGAAACGACTGGACTGA
- the recG gene encoding ATP-dependent DNA helicase RecG, which yields MTELALSDSLSDVLGTKPAEQLATVGVHTVGELLRYTPRRYIRRGHVVDQERPEPGEWLTIVGRITKSDLIKMRSRKGSFLKVKVTDDNDVYEASFFNAHRLKGLFRPGARVMMAGAVKYFRDQIQLSHPEWMILPDGDPEIEDVVGSKMLTEMYAIEEQITGERGDHPLVTMFDRDILPMYPANKNIQTWDILGAVRRVLSESAPIPDALTEAERRARGLVSTDEAIRKIHLPDAEDDVKVAAHRLKFDEALAIQTVLAQRRLAGRSESAPPCPRVPGGLEDKLRDRLPFTLTDGQVEVGEELAEDLARAQPMSRLLQGEVGSGKTLVSLLAMLRVVDNGYQCAILAPTEVLAAQHYRTMKTMLGDLAEAGELTAADGATRLALLTGSMKTKGRRETLLDVVTGQAGIVIGTHALLEDKVEFFDLGLVVIDEQHRFGVEQRDVLRGKGRNGRIPHFLVMTATPIPRTVAMTAFGDLETSVLRELPRGRQPITTSVVPTGKSSWVDRVWSRANEEIDAGRQVYVVCSRIGDGPEPESDDNEEKGPRPTSVLEQYEALVAGPFAHRRVELLHGRLPADEKNAVMDAFGRGEVDVLVSTTVIEVGVDVPNATTMVIVDADRFGVSQLHQLRGRVGRGRHAGLCLLMTNARDGSPSMDRLRAVAGSNDGFELARVDLEQRREGDLLGSLQSGVNTSLRFLSLLEDVEVIEDARGLAEEVVSEDITLLEHRPLADLVDGILVPHKIAYLDKS from the coding sequence GTGACCGAACTGGCACTGTCGGATTCGCTGTCCGACGTCCTGGGGACCAAGCCCGCCGAACAGCTCGCCACCGTCGGCGTGCACACGGTCGGGGAGCTGTTGCGGTACACGCCCCGCCGGTACATCCGACGCGGCCACGTGGTCGACCAGGAGCGGCCCGAACCGGGTGAGTGGCTGACGATCGTCGGACGGATCACCAAGTCCGATCTCATCAAGATGAGGAGCCGCAAAGGGTCGTTCCTCAAGGTGAAGGTCACCGACGACAACGACGTCTACGAGGCCAGCTTCTTCAACGCCCACCGCCTCAAGGGGCTGTTCCGACCCGGTGCACGGGTGATGATGGCCGGCGCGGTCAAGTACTTCCGCGACCAGATCCAGTTGTCGCATCCGGAATGGATGATCCTTCCCGACGGCGATCCGGAGATCGAGGACGTCGTCGGTTCCAAGATGCTGACCGAGATGTACGCGATCGAGGAGCAGATCACCGGAGAGCGCGGCGATCACCCCCTGGTCACCATGTTCGACCGCGACATCCTGCCGATGTACCCGGCCAACAAGAACATTCAGACCTGGGACATCCTCGGCGCGGTCCGTCGGGTCCTGAGTGAGAGCGCGCCGATTCCCGACGCACTCACCGAAGCCGAACGCCGCGCGCGGGGTCTCGTCAGCACCGACGAGGCGATCCGCAAGATCCACCTGCCCGATGCCGAGGACGACGTGAAGGTCGCCGCCCATCGGCTGAAGTTCGATGAGGCGCTGGCCATCCAGACCGTGCTGGCGCAGCGCCGGTTGGCGGGGCGGAGCGAGTCGGCGCCACCGTGTCCACGCGTGCCCGGCGGTCTCGAGGACAAGTTGCGTGACCGACTCCCGTTCACCCTGACCGACGGTCAGGTCGAGGTGGGGGAGGAGCTCGCCGAGGATCTGGCCCGCGCGCAGCCGATGTCGCGGCTGTTGCAGGGCGAGGTCGGGTCCGGGAAGACACTCGTGTCGTTGCTGGCAATGCTGCGGGTCGTCGACAACGGGTACCAGTGCGCCATCCTGGCCCCGACGGAAGTGCTTGCCGCACAGCACTACCGGACGATGAAGACGATGCTGGGCGACCTCGCCGAGGCGGGCGAACTGACCGCGGCCGACGGCGCGACGCGCCTCGCGCTGCTGACGGGTTCGATGAAGACCAAGGGCCGGCGCGAGACGCTCCTCGACGTGGTGACGGGCCAGGCCGGGATCGTGATCGGGACCCACGCGCTCCTCGAGGACAAGGTCGAGTTCTTCGACCTCGGACTCGTCGTGATCGACGAACAGCACCGCTTCGGCGTGGAGCAGCGAGATGTGTTGCGCGGCAAGGGCCGCAACGGGCGGATACCGCATTTCCTCGTGATGACCGCGACGCCGATCCCGCGGACCGTCGCCATGACCGCCTTCGGTGACCTCGAGACCTCGGTCCTCCGGGAGCTGCCGCGCGGCCGGCAGCCGATCACCACGTCGGTGGTGCCCACCGGGAAATCCTCATGGGTCGACCGGGTGTGGTCGCGCGCCAACGAGGAGATCGACGCCGGCCGTCAGGTCTATGTCGTGTGCTCGCGCATCGGCGACGGGCCCGAACCCGAGTCCGACGACAACGAGGAGAAGGGCCCGCGGCCGACCTCGGTCCTCGAGCAGTACGAGGCCCTCGTCGCCGGCCCGTTCGCGCACCGACGCGTGGAGCTCCTGCACGGCCGCCTACCCGCCGACGAGAAGAACGCCGTCATGGATGCCTTCGGTCGGGGCGAGGTGGACGTGCTGGTGTCCACCACCGTCATCGAGGTGGGTGTCGACGTGCCCAATGCGACCACGATGGTCATCGTCGACGCCGATCGGTTCGGAGTGAGCCAGCTGCATCAGTTGCGCGGTCGTGTGGGACGTGGGCGGCATGCGGGTCTGTGCCTGCTGATGACGAATGCCCGGGACGGCTCGCCGTCGATGGACCGCCTCCGCGCCGTGGCCGGTTCGAACGACGGATTCGAGCTCGCGCGAGTCGATCTCGAGCAACGCCGGGAGGGTGATCTGCTCGGGTCCCTACAGTCGGGCGTCAACACGTCGTTGCGGTTCCTGTCCCTGCTCGAGGACGTCGAGGTCATCGAGGACGCCCGCGGACTCGCGGAAGAGGTGGTGAGCGAGGACATCACGCTGCTCGAACACCGACCGCTCGCGGATCTCGTCGACGGAATCCTCGTGCCGCACAAGATCGCGTACCTCGACAAGTCCTGA
- a CDS encoding DAK2 domain-containing protein, whose translation MIARTVNPQLLRDWARVSVEQLESLRGEINDLNVFPIPDSDTGSNMLFTMRAAAEAVEKTPPDASLPEVARAMADGAVAQARGNSGIILSQVLVGLADGAEILGDTDALTFAEFSTLGLRLGSLAATRAVSEPREGTVLTLVRVAAESAAAHEHESPADQVRAVADDCAEALERTPEQLSVLANAGVVDAGGRGFLAIVDAMVKVITGVSHRRRRYRGILTDSTTLGHGPDDSCLDGSDQDFEVMYLLDGAAGEQIAELRERLDELGDAVVIVGDSSSGEGERFSVHVHTCHPGAAVEAGAGIGQLSDVRITCFALDAIRAQADSAEPPPRHKRAVVVVVSGDGAAELFGEAGAVVLRADDGLSAHELGRAIRDTDSAHVVVMANGALTSQDLVTVATEVRSTQRSVLMLPTSSMTQCLAALAVHDPSEVPDVDAYAMAEAAAGARWGSLQSATTRMMTLAGMSEVGDVLGLIGDDVLVVAPDQTSACTALVDLMLSTGGELVTVLAGVEVDEAALEAVAEQMRRSYPGIELAVYRTGQRTDLVQVGVE comes from the coding sequence GTGATCGCCCGCACCGTCAACCCGCAGTTGCTGCGCGATTGGGCCCGAGTCTCGGTCGAACAGCTCGAGTCGCTGCGCGGCGAGATCAACGACCTCAACGTCTTCCCGATCCCCGATTCGGACACCGGGAGCAACATGCTCTTCACGATGCGGGCCGCGGCCGAGGCGGTCGAGAAGACGCCGCCCGACGCGTCGCTGCCCGAGGTCGCCCGCGCGATGGCCGACGGCGCGGTGGCGCAGGCGCGGGGCAACTCGGGGATCATCCTCTCGCAGGTGCTGGTCGGACTCGCGGACGGTGCGGAGATCCTGGGCGACACCGACGCCCTGACCTTCGCCGAGTTCTCGACGCTGGGTCTGCGTCTCGGTTCGCTCGCGGCGACCCGTGCGGTGAGTGAACCGCGCGAGGGCACGGTCCTCACGCTGGTGCGGGTCGCCGCCGAATCGGCCGCGGCGCACGAGCACGAGTCCCCGGCCGACCAGGTGCGCGCCGTCGCCGACGACTGTGCCGAAGCGCTCGAACGCACCCCGGAACAGCTGTCGGTGCTCGCGAACGCGGGCGTGGTGGACGCGGGCGGGCGTGGCTTCCTCGCGATCGTGGACGCCATGGTCAAGGTCATCACCGGCGTCTCGCACCGCCGCCGGCGTTACCGGGGCATCCTCACCGACAGCACCACGCTGGGTCACGGACCGGACGACAGTTGCCTCGACGGGAGCGACCAGGACTTCGAGGTCATGTACCTCCTCGACGGCGCGGCCGGCGAGCAGATCGCCGAACTGCGCGAACGTCTGGACGAACTCGGCGACGCGGTGGTGATCGTCGGCGACAGTTCCAGCGGTGAGGGCGAACGCTTCTCGGTACATGTCCACACCTGCCACCCGGGTGCGGCGGTCGAGGCCGGCGCGGGCATCGGGCAGCTCTCGGATGTCCGGATCACTTGCTTCGCTCTCGATGCCATTCGGGCACAGGCGGATTCGGCTGAGCCGCCGCCCCGGCACAAACGGGCGGTGGTGGTCGTCGTGTCCGGTGACGGCGCGGCCGAACTGTTCGGCGAGGCCGGTGCGGTCGTGCTGCGCGCCGACGACGGACTCTCCGCCCACGAGCTGGGCCGCGCGATCCGCGACACCGACAGCGCGCATGTCGTCGTCATGGCCAACGGCGCATTGACATCGCAGGATCTCGTCACGGTCGCCACCGAGGTGCGGTCCACCCAGCGTTCGGTCCTGATGCTGCCGACGTCGTCGATGACCCAGTGCCTCGCCGCTCTCGCCGTGCACGATCCGAGCGAGGTCCCCGACGTCGACGCCTACGCGATGGCCGAGGCCGCCGCCGGGGCACGCTGGGGATCGCTGCAGTCGGCGACCACGAGGATGATGACGCTGGCGGGGATGAGCGAGGTCGGTGACGTGCTGGGGCTGATCGGCGACGACGTGCTCGTCGTGGCGCCGGATCAGACGTCGGCGTGCACCGCCCTCGTCGACCTCATGCTCTCCACCGGAGGCGAGCTGGTCACGGTGCTTGCCGGCGTCGAGGTCGACGAGGCCGCCCTCGAGGCCGTCGCGGAGCAGATGCGGCGCAGCTACCCCGGCATCGAATTGGCGGTGTACCGCACCGGACAGCGCACCGATCTCGTCCAGGTGGGTGTGGAGTGA
- a CDS encoding thiamine-phosphate kinase: MTFDETGRQDRAIDRTDTVGAIGERAVIAALTASATSGEPADDIVIGSGDDAAVLDIGGSAVISTDTVVEGRHFRFDWSTPEQVGARAVVQSAADVAAMGGRTTGLVVSIACPSDTPVGVVLDLNDGVVRAAHGQGARVLGGDLVAAGQVVVSVTAVGALEGRPPVSLGGARPGDVLAVSGPLGASAAGLAVLSDPRLMVSDWSELVALHRVPNPDLTQGPVAAAAGAHAMTDISDGLVEELLTMSRAAQVAMTVHGDAVPRRPDLAAAASELGADVDRWVLAGGEDHHLLAAFGGPAVVPPGWTVIGSVGEKSSSAPEVWVDDRRVGGPDGLELHGWQSFADPTGD; the protein is encoded by the coding sequence CGTGCCGTGATCGCCGCGTTGACCGCGTCCGCGACCTCCGGTGAGCCCGCCGACGACATCGTGATCGGATCCGGTGACGACGCAGCCGTTCTCGACATCGGGGGATCGGCGGTGATCAGCACCGACACCGTCGTCGAGGGGCGCCACTTCCGATTCGACTGGTCGACGCCGGAGCAGGTCGGCGCCCGCGCGGTGGTGCAGAGTGCCGCCGACGTCGCCGCGATGGGCGGCCGCACAACGGGTCTCGTCGTGTCCATCGCGTGTCCGTCGGACACGCCGGTCGGCGTCGTCCTCGACCTCAACGACGGCGTGGTCCGCGCGGCACACGGACAGGGGGCCCGGGTGCTGGGCGGCGACCTCGTCGCGGCCGGTCAGGTGGTGGTGAGTGTCACCGCGGTCGGCGCGCTCGAGGGTCGGCCCCCCGTCTCGCTGGGCGGTGCCCGGCCTGGTGACGTCCTCGCGGTGAGCGGTCCGCTGGGGGCCAGCGCCGCGGGACTCGCGGTGCTGTCCGATCCGCGTCTCATGGTCAGCGATTGGTCGGAACTGGTTGCACTGCACCGAGTTCCGAACCCCGACCTCACCCAGGGGCCGGTCGCCGCGGCGGCAGGTGCGCACGCCATGACCGACATCTCCGACGGTCTGGTCGAGGAACTGCTCACGATGTCGAGGGCTGCCCAGGTCGCCATGACCGTGCATGGCGACGCCGTACCGCGGCGCCCGGATCTGGCTGCCGCGGCAAGCGAACTCGGGGCGGACGTCGACCGCTGGGTACTGGCCGGCGGCGAGGACCATCACCTGCTCGCGGCGTTCGGCGGGCCCGCGGTGGTGCCGCCAGGGTGGACCGTCATCGGCTCGGTGGGGGAGAAGTCCTCGTCGGCGCCCGAGGTCTGGGTCGACGACCGCCGGGTCGGTGGGCCCGACGGTCTCGAACTGCACGGGTGGCAGTCCTTCGCCGACCCGACTGGTGACTGA
- the rpmB gene encoding 50S ribosomal protein L28 — translation MAAVCDICGKGPGFGKSVSHSHRRTNRRWNPNIQSVRVEVAPGNRKRKNVCTSCLKAGKTAAV, via the coding sequence ATGGCTGCCGTCTGCGATATTTGCGGCAAGGGCCCGGGCTTCGGCAAGTCGGTGTCTCACTCGCACCGCCGTACCAACCGCCGCTGGAACCCGAACATCCAGTCCGTTCGCGTGGAGGTCGCCCCCGGCAACCGCAAGCGCAAGAACGTCTGCACCTCCTGCCTGAAGGCCGGCAAGACCGCAGCTGTCTGA
- a CDS encoding uracil-DNA glycosylase, which yields MTAPPKPLAELIDPGWAQALAPVEPLITEMGRFLRTEIAEGRRYLPAGQHVLRAFTRPLDDVRVLIVGQDPYPTPGHAVGLSFSVAPDVRPIPRSLTNIYTEYCADLGYPMPTTGDLTPWADNGVLLLNRVLTVAPGEPASHRGKGWEEVTECAIKALAARDEPLVAILWGRDAAGLEKWLPDVPTIVSAHPSPLSASRGFFGSRPFSRANEELMDLGAEPVEWRLP from the coding sequence GTGACCGCACCACCCAAACCCCTTGCCGAACTGATCGACCCGGGCTGGGCGCAGGCGCTCGCCCCGGTCGAGCCGCTCATCACCGAGATGGGCCGGTTCCTGCGCACCGAGATCGCCGAGGGGCGGCGCTATCTGCCTGCGGGACAACATGTCCTGCGGGCCTTCACGCGCCCCCTCGACGACGTGCGCGTGCTGATCGTCGGGCAGGATCCGTACCCGACGCCGGGACACGCCGTCGGACTGAGCTTCTCGGTGGCGCCCGACGTGCGCCCGATCCCGCGTTCCCTGACGAACATCTACACCGAGTACTGCGCCGATCTCGGCTACCCCATGCCGACCACCGGGGATCTCACGCCCTGGGCGGACAACGGTGTGCTTCTGTTGAACCGCGTGCTCACGGTGGCCCCCGGCGAGCCGGCCTCTCACCGGGGGAAGGGCTGGGAAGAGGTGACCGAGTGCGCGATCAAGGCGCTTGCCGCCCGCGACGAGCCGCTCGTCGCGATCCTGTGGGGCCGGGACGCCGCGGGACTGGAGAAGTGGCTGCCCGACGTCCCGACCATCGTGTCGGCGCATCCGTCACCGTTGTCGGCCTCGCGCGGGTTCTTCGGGTCCCGACCCTTCAGCCGGGCCAACGAGGAACTGATGGACCTCGGGGCCGAACCGGTGGAGTGGCGTCTGCCGTGA